The Euzebyales bacterium sequence TCGGTGGTCGCGGAGGTCACCATCGCCGGCGAGGGGTCGACGATCCGACGCCATGCGCCGGTGCTGTTGATACCTCACGCGCTCGACCTTGCACTGTGCACACGACTGATCGAACTGTGGGCGTCCTCGGACACCGCGGAGACAGGTGTGGAAGCCACCGCAGGAGGCGCGCGCGGCGAGGCAACCGATCGGTCGCGAAAGCGGCGTCGCGACCACACGGTCACCGATCCCGGATTGCTGCGGACGCTGTCATCGCACGTCGGGCGACGCGTCATGCCTGAGCTCCGCAAGGCGTTCGCCTACGAAGCGAAACGGTTCGAGGGCTTCAAGATCGGGTGCTACCTCGCCGAGGACCGGGGCTTCTTCACTGCACACCGCGACAACATCAGCCCGACCACGGCGCACCGCAAGTTCGCATTGACCTTGAACCTCAACGACGACTATGAGGGCGGCGAACTGCGGTTCCCCGAGTACGGGCCTGACCGCTACCGACCGGCTGCCGGCGAGGCGCTGGTGTTCTCGGGCGCCCATCTGCACGAGGTGTTGCCGGTCAGCCGGGGGCGGCGCTTCGTGCTGCTGTCGTTTCTGTTCGGAGACCTACCGGCAGCAGCGTGAGCCAGCGGACCCCGCGTGCTGGCAACCACGTGGAACTTCGCGCCGCCGTTCGTCTTGAACCTGCTGACCGACAGGGTCTCCAACCTCGAGGTGCGGGGAGCTGCCCGATTCTTGGACGAGTGTGACGTCGCTGCGCATGATCGGATGGCGGCGCGAGGTGTCGCGGACAGGACCCTTGCGCTAGGGGTGGTATCTGTCCGCGATCACATCGGCAGTGGTCGTCGCGTGGACAGAAGTCACCCGTGGCAGGCGGGAAGTGTCCACGATGCCCGGCCACTCGGCGTCCCCGGCACTCTGGCGGCTGGCCGGCACCCCGGATCGTTCCTTCGCCCCTTCTCCGGATGCCGTTGGCCTCTGGCCCGCCCGCCAGGATCGGCAGCAGGCTGTGCCCGTTGGGGTGGTGGCGTATGGGCGCTCGGAGCTTGAGATGCCAGTCATCGAACGGACGATCCGGATCGGGGGTTCCGCCCGAAGATGTCGGTCCAGGTCCCCGACGCGTAGCCATCGCTGAAGCACCAGGCTGGCAGGCCGCGACCACGCCCTGACGTAGGAAAGCCTGCCATGACGTTCCCGAGTGCGTCGGTGTCCGGTGTGCGGCCTCCGGCTGTCGGATCTGCTTTCTCCGCGACCACAACGCGGCACCGGACGGCTGACATCAGGG is a genomic window containing:
- a CDS encoding 2OG-Fe(II) oxygenase, whose protein sequence is MVTRGERGPDFVARRGDGQPTRFYGYAGGSPVVVVFSGADGGPAARAVRDHIVGALDRDVRVYVIATGPEITDNTTFHDPDGMVHAAYGLDADDDPAVVVLDANVRVAAAHVHRDPETTVSRVASVVAEVTIAGEGSTIRRHAPVLLIPHALDLALCTRLIELWASSDTAETGVEATAGGARGEATDRSRKRRRDHTVTDPGLLRTLSSHVGRRVMPELRKAFAYEAKRFEGFKIGCYLAEDRGFFTAHRDNISPTTAHRKFALTLNLNDDYEGGELRFPEYGPDRYRPAAGEALVFSGAHLHEVLPVSRGRRFVLLSFLFGDLPAAA